One window of the Benincasa hispida cultivar B227 chromosome 3, ASM972705v1, whole genome shotgun sequence genome contains the following:
- the LOC120074605 gene encoding homeobox-leucine zipper protein HAT22-like gives MGFDDLSNTGLLLGLGLTLPSNPPHLSQKPKKPVDFLCFPAPESEPSLTLGLSTVDTYPSEAPDLSRQPSPHSAISSFSGGRVKRERDVSGEDIEEEKASSRVSDEDEDGSNARKKLRLTKDQSALLEESFKLHSTLNPKQKQALARELNLRPRQVEVWFQNRRARTKLKQTEVDCEFLKRCCETLTDENRRLQKELQELKALKLAQPLFMQMPAATLTMCPSCERIGGGGAAVNGDGNSKGPFSMAPNPRFFKAFTKPSAAC, from the exons ATGGGTTTCGACGATCTTTCTAATACAGGCCTTCTACTGGGTTTGGGATTAACGCTTCCCTCTAATCCTCCTCATCTTTCTCAAAAACCCAAGAAGCCTGTGGATTTCCTCTGTTTTCCCGCCCCTGAATCTGAGCCCTCCTTAACTTTGGGGCTTTCCACCGTCGACACTTACCCTTCTGAAGCGCCTGATTTATCTCGCCAACCCTCGCCTCACAGTGCGATTTCTTCCTTCTCTGGCGGCAGGGTCAAGCGTGAAAGAGATGTTTCCGGTGAAGATATTGAAGAAGAGAAAGCTTCGTCTCGAGTCAGTGATGAAGACGAAGATGGTTCTAACGCTAGAAAAAAACTTAGGTTAACTAAAGACCAATCTGCCCTTTTGGAGGAGAGCTTTAAACTTCACAGTACTCTCAACCCT AAACAAAAGCAAGCCTTAGCCAGAGAGTTAAATCTCCGGCCTCGACAAGTTGAAGTTTGGTTTCAGAATAGGAGAGCcag GACAAAGCTAAAGCAAACAGAAGTAGATTGTGAGTTTCTAAAGAGATGCTGCGAAACGCTAACAGACGAAAACAGGAGGCTGCAAAAAGAGCTGCAGGAACTGAAAGCCCTGAAACTAGCGCAACCTCTGTTCATGCAAATGCCGGCGGCGACACTCACTATGTGCCCGTCTTGCGAGCGGATCGGCGGGGGCGGCGCCGCCGTTAACGGCGACGGAAATTCCAAGGGCCCATTTTCGATGGCTCCTAACCCCCGGTTTTTCAAAGCCTTCACCAAGCCTTCTGCTGCTTGCTAA